The segment CTCACCTTTGGCCTGCATCAGCTCCATAAAGCTGTCCTCAATATTTGGTTTGATGGGCTTGATCTCAACCTGTTCTAATCCCCGGTCAAACAAGTAGGTTTTTAACGCCACTAAATTGGGAGAACCGGTCTTTTCTGTATAATGAACGTACTCGCCAAAGGGTTGAACCGAATGCGCCTGAGGATACGATTTAAGAGCATTGAGTAACGCATAGGTGTTAGCTGCTTTGATGCCCAGCAACGTACGTTCAAAGGAATCTACGATGGCTGTCGGGGTATCAATTTGCAAAATCTCCCCTTCCTGAATCAGTGCCACTCTTTCACACAAGTCTGCCTCGTCCATGTACGGCGTGGATACGATGATGGTGATCCCTTCTTTTTTCAGGATCTGCAGCATTTCCCAGAATTCCTTTCGTGAAACGGCATCCACTCCGGTGGTCGGTTCATCCAGTAACAACAACTTTGGCTTATGAATGAGGGCACAACTCAGTGCCAGCTTT is part of the Gracilimonas sediminicola genome and harbors:
- a CDS encoding ABC transporter ATP-binding protein encodes the protein MVNISSVSKWFGKVRALKEVSFEVNKGELFGVIGPDGAGKTTLFRIINTLLVPDEGSATVLGKDAVKDYKQIRPLLGYMPGRFSLYQDLTVEENLKFFASVFGTTIDENYELVKPIYSQLEKFKTRLAGDLSGGMKQKLALSCALIHKPKLLLLDEPTTGVDAVSRKEFWEMLQILKKEGITIIVSTPYMDEADLCERVALIQEGEILQIDTPTAIVDSFERTLLGIKAANTYALLNALKSYPQAHSVQPFGEYVHYTEKTGSPNLVALKTYLFDRGLEQVEIKPIKPNIEDSFMELMQAKGEGAHV